A genomic region of Xanthomonas campestris pv. phormiicola contains the following coding sequences:
- a CDS encoding TonB-dependent receptor, with protein sequence MPNRHPLALLCGLCAAGLSPVVCAAADPDPTTLPVVQVQAARVSGVDDFDLPASLTAITVGDSNRTGVQVSEALSGVPGLLARDRQNYAQDTQLSIRGFGARSAFGVRGVRLLLDGIPATMPDGQGQLSHFNLLGAERIEVLRGPFSALYGNSSGGVVQLWSADGAPDDPWRLRTTAGSNGTYSAGAQLQGQQGAVHYNVAATHFRTDGYRDHSQARRESVNAKLGFDLAPGRRLDLVLNYLDAPWAQDPLGLTRAQFHADPQQATAVATQFDTRKSTRQAQAGAIFTQQVDQQTWRLMGYAGRRDVQQYLAVPVAVQANPLHAGGLIDLDGDYGGIDARWAWQGELGGRPFQFTVGANADRQKQHRTGYENFVGSTLGVKGRLRRDQEDQVQNVDQFAQAWWQFSERWSLLAGLRHSQVRFRSDDAYIVGRNPDDSGSTDYSATTPVAGVVFRASDDLRFYASAGRGFETPTFNELGYRNDGGAGLALDLSAARSENLELGAKWRDQAGAAWEAALFRANTDDELAVASNTNGRSTYRNIGRTRRQGAEASYLLPLGETAQLQLSYTWLQATVRQAYLTCASSGCATPTARVAAGSRLPGVPRQQFFARWQWQPRAWQFAVEAVAAGDTVANDLATETAPGYALLNLEASRRWSTAHGALHTFARIDNALDHAYIGSVIVNDANGRYYEPGPDRGYTVGLQWDFAH encoded by the coding sequence ATGCCCAATCGCCATCCCCTCGCCCTGCTCTGCGGCCTCTGTGCCGCGGGGCTGTCGCCGGTCGTCTGCGCCGCCGCCGATCCCGATCCCACCACCCTGCCGGTCGTGCAGGTGCAGGCCGCGCGGGTCAGCGGGGTGGACGATTTCGACCTGCCCGCGTCGCTGACCGCGATCACCGTGGGCGACAGCAACCGCACCGGGGTGCAGGTCTCCGAGGCCTTGTCCGGCGTGCCCGGGCTGCTGGCGCGCGACCGCCAGAACTACGCGCAGGACACCCAATTGTCGATCCGCGGCTTCGGCGCGCGCTCGGCGTTCGGGGTGCGCGGCGTGCGCCTGCTGCTGGACGGCATCCCGGCGACGATGCCGGACGGCCAGGGCCAGCTGTCGCACTTCAACCTGCTCGGCGCCGAGCGCATCGAGGTGCTGCGCGGCCCGTTCTCGGCGCTCTACGGCAACTCCTCCGGCGGCGTGGTGCAGCTGTGGAGCGCCGACGGCGCGCCCGACGACCCGTGGCGGCTGCGCACCACCGCCGGCAGCAACGGCACCTACAGCGCCGGGGCGCAACTGCAGGGCCAGCAAGGCGCCGTGCACTACAACGTGGCCGCCACCCACTTCCGCACCGACGGCTACCGCGACCACAGCCAGGCGCGGCGCGAGTCGGTCAACGCCAAGCTCGGCTTCGACCTGGCCCCGGGCCGGCGCCTGGATCTGGTGCTGAACTACCTGGACGCGCCGTGGGCGCAGGATCCGCTGGGCCTGACCCGCGCCCAGTTCCATGCCGATCCGCAGCAGGCCACCGCCGTGGCGACCCAGTTCGACACGCGCAAGTCCACCCGCCAGGCGCAGGCCGGGGCGATCTTCACCCAGCAAGTGGATCAGCAGACCTGGCGGCTGATGGGCTATGCCGGGCGCCGCGACGTGCAGCAGTACCTGGCGGTGCCGGTGGCGGTGCAGGCCAATCCGCTGCACGCCGGCGGGCTGATCGACCTGGACGGCGACTACGGCGGCATCGATGCGCGCTGGGCCTGGCAGGGCGAGCTCGGCGGGCGCCCGTTCCAGTTCACCGTCGGCGCCAATGCCGATCGCCAGAAGCAGCACCGCACCGGCTACGAGAACTTCGTCGGCAGCACGCTGGGGGTGAAGGGGCGGCTGCGCCGCGACCAGGAGGACCAGGTGCAGAACGTGGACCAGTTCGCCCAGGCCTGGTGGCAGTTCAGCGAACGCTGGTCGCTGCTCGCCGGGCTGCGCCACAGCCAGGTGCGGTTCCGTTCCGACGACGCCTACATCGTCGGCCGCAATCCGGACGACAGCGGCAGCACCGATTATTCGGCGACCACGCCGGTGGCCGGGGTGGTGTTCCGCGCCAGCGACGACCTGCGCTTCTACGCCTCGGCCGGGCGCGGTTTCGAGACCCCGACCTTCAACGAACTGGGCTACCGCAACGATGGCGGCGCCGGCCTGGCGCTGGACCTGTCCGCGGCCAGGAGCGAGAACCTGGAACTCGGCGCGAAATGGCGCGACCAGGCCGGCGCCGCCTGGGAAGCGGCGCTGTTCCGCGCCAACACCGACGACGAGCTGGCGGTGGCCAGCAACACCAACGGCCGCAGCACCTACCGCAACATCGGCCGCACCCGCCGCCAGGGCGCCGAGGCCAGCTACCTGCTGCCGCTCGGGGAGACCGCGCAGCTGCAGCTGTCCTACACCTGGCTGCAGGCGACCGTGCGCCAGGCCTACCTGACCTGCGCCAGCAGCGGCTGCGCCACGCCCACCGCGCGGGTGGCGGCCGGGTCGCGCCTGCCCGGCGTGCCGCGCCAGCAGTTCTTCGCGCGCTGGCAGTGGCAGCCGCGCGCGTGGCAGTTCGCGGTCGAAGCGGTGGCCGCCGGCGACACCGTGGCCAACGACCTGGCCACCGAGACCGCCCCCGGCTACGCGCTGCTGAACCTGGAGGCCTCGCGCCGCTGGAGCACCGCGCACGGTGCGCTGCACACCTTCGCGCGCATCGACAATGCGCTCGACCACGCCTACATCGGCTCGGTCATCGTCAACGACGCCAATGGCCGTTACTACGAGCCGGGACCGGACCGCGGCTATACGGTCGGGTTGCAGTGGGATTTCGCGCATTGA
- a CDS encoding sigma-54-dependent Fis family transcriptional regulator encodes MAHPQTQHQLGHARRIFFERGGAPVGQVPDTILQSWQRCQRLGLAAQGTPPIEPVSAPRLRELREAHERLWRLARAELEGLAGDAAATGSIVLLTDEAGWILDAEGSPRFLDKAGRVALMPGACWSETQVGTNAIGTAIVESRSVEVRGGEHYFAPHQILSCAAVPIFDPYGQLAGVLDISGDASVQHMHALGLARMAVASIEHRYFDDGIAGCDLLRVHHDPALLGTAREGLLAFRNGKLVAANQAGLRLFGLERHDLGRAPYDALFEEPLSRLRQQGSVFDLQGRALHGRVDSLGDAQPRRRSQQPPITVSTATRAHAPADAPLFDAMQELALERARRVLDAQLPVLVQGETGTGKEVFARELHRRSARAGKPFVAVNCAALPEGLIEAELFGYEDGAFTGARKHGSPGLLRQADGGVLFLDEIGDMPLALQPRLLRVLRERELLPLGGGKPVKLDFALICATHRDLDEAMAERRFRPDLYYRIAHHGVQIPALSVHPDRRAVVQELWARVGQGRRLTDPALATLSAYPWPGNLRQLVACLRTLVALSDAGAVVDVDALPAYLPGARRGLSAASGAAVPGQSASPGELLATPASASPSASDLDSLALAAMRQALEACGGNVARAARQLGISRSTLYRRLGLGAAAPSA; translated from the coding sequence ATGGCGCACCCGCAAACGCAGCACCAGCTCGGCCATGCCCGCCGGATCTTCTTCGAGCGCGGCGGCGCCCCGGTCGGCCAGGTGCCGGACACCATCCTGCAGTCGTGGCAGCGCTGCCAGCGGCTGGGCCTGGCCGCGCAGGGCACGCCGCCGATCGAGCCGGTCAGCGCGCCGCGCCTGCGCGAACTGCGCGAAGCGCACGAGCGCCTGTGGCGGCTGGCGCGCGCCGAACTGGAAGGCCTGGCCGGCGATGCCGCCGCCACCGGCAGCATCGTGCTGCTGACCGACGAGGCCGGCTGGATCCTCGACGCCGAAGGCAGCCCACGCTTTCTCGACAAGGCCGGACGCGTGGCGCTGATGCCGGGCGCGTGCTGGAGCGAGACCCAGGTCGGCACCAACGCGATCGGCACCGCCATCGTCGAGAGCCGCTCGGTGGAGGTGCGCGGCGGCGAACACTACTTCGCGCCGCACCAGATCCTCAGCTGCGCCGCGGTGCCGATCTTCGATCCCTACGGCCAGCTGGCCGGCGTGCTGGACATTTCCGGCGACGCCAGCGTGCAGCACATGCACGCGCTGGGCCTGGCGCGGATGGCGGTGGCCAGCATCGAGCACCGCTATTTCGACGACGGCATCGCCGGCTGCGACCTGCTGCGCGTGCACCACGATCCGGCGCTGCTCGGCACCGCGCGCGAAGGCCTGCTCGCATTCCGCAACGGCAAGCTGGTGGCGGCCAACCAGGCCGGCCTGCGCCTGTTCGGGCTGGAGCGGCACGACCTGGGCCGCGCGCCTTACGACGCCCTGTTCGAAGAGCCGCTGTCGCGGCTGCGCCAGCAGGGCAGCGTGTTCGACCTGCAGGGCCGCGCCCTGCACGGCCGCGTCGACAGCCTCGGCGATGCGCAGCCGCGGCGGCGTTCGCAGCAGCCGCCGATCACCGTGTCCACGGCCACGCGCGCCCATGCCCCTGCCGATGCGCCGCTGTTCGATGCCATGCAGGAGCTGGCGCTGGAGCGTGCGCGGCGCGTGCTCGATGCGCAGTTGCCGGTGCTGGTGCAGGGCGAAACCGGCACCGGCAAGGAAGTGTTCGCGCGCGAGCTGCACCGGCGCAGCGCGCGCGCCGGCAAGCCGTTCGTCGCGGTCAACTGCGCGGCGCTGCCGGAAGGGCTGATCGAGGCCGAACTGTTCGGCTACGAGGACGGCGCCTTCACCGGCGCGCGCAAGCACGGCAGCCCCGGCCTGTTGCGCCAGGCCGACGGTGGCGTGCTGTTCCTGGACGAGATCGGCGACATGCCGCTGGCCCTGCAGCCGCGCCTGCTGCGCGTGCTGCGGGAGCGCGAACTGCTGCCGCTGGGCGGCGGCAAGCCGGTGAAGCTGGATTTCGCGCTGATCTGCGCCACCCATCGCGACCTGGACGAGGCGATGGCCGAACGGCGTTTCCGCCCCGACCTGTATTACCGCATCGCCCACCACGGCGTGCAGATTCCGGCGCTGAGCGTGCATCCGGATCGGCGTGCGGTGGTGCAGGAGCTGTGGGCGCGGGTAGGGCAGGGCCGGCGCCTCACCGACCCGGCGCTGGCCACGCTGAGCGCCTATCCGTGGCCGGGCAACCTGCGCCAGCTGGTGGCCTGCCTGCGGACCTTGGTGGCACTGAGCGACGCCGGTGCCGTGGTCGACGTCGATGCATTGCCCGCCTATCTGCCCGGCGCACGGCGCGGCCTGTCTGCGGCCAGCGGCGCAGCCGTGCCGGGGCAGAGCGCATCGCCGGGCGAACTGCTGGCGACCCCGGCAAGCGCATCGCCATCGGCGAGCGACCTGGACAGCCTCGCCCTGGCGGCGATGCGCCAGGCGCTGGAAGCCTGCGGCGGCAACGTCGCCCGCGCCGCGCGCCAGCTCGGCATCAGCCGCAGCACGCTGTACCGCCGGCTCGGGCTCGGCGCCGCGGCGCCCTCGGCTTGA